One Epinephelus fuscoguttatus linkage group LG10, E.fuscoguttatus.final_Chr_v1 genomic window carries:
- the LOC125896455 gene encoding uncharacterized protein LOC125896455 has product MADAAFQEDTVPEEEKEFQRIIALIGGKERIYLVSDACKSKEADGGDNGIMQEFIRDMFHSSSPVNSNGQRQTSPSSSHGDTTASGNPISGEVVKGNDIPLIARPKDLDLRACPLEEDEEKEKRPTRNGNAQRIATRRANIYSLKRTIDSPVIIFIFRQTFISKTSNELCLKETLKDVKARTKRARIARPALIGLIRTRQESVETHRCAELLERLIRSVFHKQSPETIWVGCFIPETEDKMLNIKKNACKVIYSSQTADNTRDRGNPLFWPFQCLRWAQRRGQANNNASAGRQGGDTGSQEEGIPLKTNSLSAGPHVDGESAGGDS; this is encoded by the exons ATGGCAGACGCAGCCTTCCAGGAGGACACGGTGCCCGAGGAGGAGAAGGAGTTTCAGAGGATTATAGCTCTGATCGGAGGCAAAGAGAGGATTTATTTGGTGAGCGACGCCTGTAAGAGCAAAGAGGCGGACGGGGGTGATAATGGAATAATGCAGGAGTTCATCCGTGACATGTTTCACAGCAGCAGCCCGGTGAACAGCAACGGGCAGCGCCAAACCTCTCCGTCAAGCAGCCACGGCGACACCACGGCAAGTGGAAACCCCATTTCCGGCGAGGTTGTCAAAGGCAATGACATACCTCTCATAGCGAGGCCCAAGGATTTGGATTTGAGAGCCTGCCCGTTAGAAGAGGacgaggagaaggagaagcggCCAACGCGCAATGGCAACGCGCAGAGAATAGCAACGAGGAGGGCGAACATTTACAGCCTGAAGCGAACCATAGACTCTCCTGTCATCATATTCATCTTCAGACAGACATTCATCAGCAAAACTTCAAACGAGCTGTGCTTGAAAGAGACGCTGAAGGACGTAAAGGCACGCACGAAACGCGCCAGGATCGCCCGACCGGCTCTGATTGGATTAATACGCACCAGGCAGGAGAGCGTCGAGACGCATCGATGTGCTGAACTCCTGGAGCGTCTGATCCGCTCAGTGTTCCACAAACAGTCACCAGAGACAATATGGGTGGGCTGCTTCATCCCGGAGACAGAGGACAAAATGCTCAACATCAAGAAAAACGCCTGCAAAGTCATATACTCATCTCAAACAGCAG ATAATACCAGGGATAGAGGGAACCCGCTTTTCTGGCCATTCCAATGTTTGCGCTGGGCTCAGAGAAGAGGCCAGGCCAACAACAACGCTTCAGCCGGCAGGCAAGGAG gtgACACTGGAAGTCAAGAGGAGGGCATCCCTCTGAAAACCAATTCCCTGTCTGCGGGGCCTCATGTGGATGGAGAGTCAGCTGGAGGAGACAGCTGA